CTGGATTAATCTCAGATATAGATTTGCATCCGAGTATCTTGGCAAGACCTTTTATTTTGCTTATAGCTTCTAGGCTACTTGTGTCAGTAGGTGTTATGATGTAATTTGCATCCATGAACAAGTTTGGGTTTGCGTGGTCAAATCCTCTAAAATGACTTCCTGCCATCGGGTGTCCTCCTACAAACTCCAAATCCTCTCTAAGACATAAGTTAATTTCATTAATTAAATCTAACTTTATTCCTGAAACATCAGTTATCACAGCTTTATACTTAAAATCGTTCATGTGTTTTTTTATAAACTCAGCTGTTTCTTTAGGGTATAGACACACAATAACAATTTCAGCTAAAGGTAAAATATTTTCAGGTTCAGTATCCCCTAGCTTTATAAAATCCTTATTTATAGCATCTTCAATAGCTTTATTTTGCGTATCTATACCCATGATATTTTTAAATCCATTTATTTTAAGAGCTCCTGCAATCGAGCCCCCAATCAGTCCAAGTCCAACTATCGCAACCCCTTGATTTTTATTTATAAAAAAATCTGGTTCATCCACTTTATTCACCTGCTAAAATGAAACTGCTTTATTTTCAATAACTGCTAGCTGATTGATAGTATGCATTAAGTTTGTGAACTGCAGTGGGGTTATTGACTGCTGTCCGTCACATTTTGCATTTGCTGGGTCATTATGAACTTCTATCATTAGTCCATCAGCTCCTACAGCTATCGCAGCTTTTGATAAAGGCTCAACCATCCATGCCAGTCCAGCTGCATGGCTAGGATCTACAATTACAGGAAGGTGACTCAGCTTTTTTATAGC
This region of Acetoanaerobium noterae genomic DNA includes:
- a CDS encoding prephenate dehydrogenase: MDEPDFFINKNQGVAIVGLGLIGGSIAGALKINGFKNIMGIDTQNKAIEDAINKDFIKLGDTEPENILPLAEIVIVCLYPKETAEFIKKHMNDFKYKAVITDVSGIKLDLINEINLCLREDLEFVGGHPMAGSHFRGFDHANPNLFMDANYIITPTDTSSLEAISKIKGLAKILGCKSISEINPGKHDEAMALASHMPHITALALMDMCDVREMGALLGPSFKDATRVAQINSRLWAQLLISNKDNLDEQIKIMEKKMEQLRKAIISSDIKELEHLMEQAGSKRRKIG